A genomic region of Pseudoalteromonas piscicida contains the following coding sequences:
- the uvrD gene encoding DNA helicase II — MDVSELLDGLNDKQRDAVAAPLQNMLVLAGAGSGKTRVLVHRIAWLMQVEHASAFSIFAVTFTNKAAKEMRARVEATLNGPVGGMWIGTFHGLAHRMLRAHHREAKLPESFQILDSDDQQRMIRRLLKAMNIDEKKWPPKQLSWYISARKDEGLRPKDIQAYDVNEQLMLNVYSAYQDACDRAGLVDFAEILLRCYELLQQQPTLLRHYQQRFRHMLVDEFQDTNSIQYLWLRLLAGSDNNIMIVGDDDQSIYGWRGAKIENIKRFLDDFNAETIRLEQNYRSTATILKASNALIENNAERMGKSLWTDGNQGEPISIYAAFNELDEARFVVGKIKSWLQAGNALSDSAVLYRNNAQSRVLEEALLQEGLKYRIYGGMRFFERQEIKDALSYLRIISNRNDDAAFERVINTPARGIGDKTLSHIRDCARHESLSLWDAAKAVLAQKHLAGRAATAVTKFIELVEQLDDKIAELELVQQAQTAIEQSGLMAMYQAEKGEKGRARVENLEELISACGQYELPIDEDFTSPLQGFLAYTSLEAGEGQADEHEDAVQMMTLHSAKGLEFPLVFMVGVEEGMFPSQQSNEESGRLEEERRLCYVGMTRAMDKLYISHAESRRLYGQEKHHSPSRFLREIPEDCMEEIRIKTQISRPANSGRFSPSISHATFEDSGFNLGQRVLHAKFGAGTVLNYEGAGAQSRIQVSFDDVGSKWLVTAYARLQAL; from the coding sequence ATGGACGTATCAGAATTACTCGACGGCCTCAACGACAAACAGCGCGATGCAGTCGCCGCACCTCTGCAAAACATGTTAGTGCTCGCAGGTGCGGGGTCAGGTAAAACACGAGTACTGGTTCATCGTATTGCTTGGCTTATGCAAGTTGAGCACGCCTCTGCATTTAGTATTTTCGCGGTAACCTTTACCAATAAGGCAGCCAAAGAAATGCGTGCTCGTGTTGAAGCGACGCTCAATGGCCCTGTTGGTGGCATGTGGATAGGCACTTTCCACGGCCTAGCCCACCGCATGTTACGCGCCCATCACCGTGAAGCTAAATTACCAGAATCATTTCAAATTCTAGATAGCGATGATCAGCAACGAATGATCCGCCGTTTGCTCAAAGCCATGAATATCGATGAGAAAAAGTGGCCACCTAAGCAGTTAAGCTGGTACATCAGCGCGCGTAAAGACGAAGGATTAAGACCCAAAGATATTCAAGCATACGATGTCAATGAACAGCTGATGTTGAATGTATATAGTGCTTACCAAGATGCCTGTGATAGAGCCGGTCTTGTTGATTTTGCCGAGATCCTATTGCGCTGCTACGAGCTATTACAGCAACAACCTACCTTGCTACGTCACTATCAACAACGCTTCCGCCATATGCTAGTGGACGAGTTCCAAGATACCAACAGCATTCAATATTTGTGGTTGCGCCTGCTTGCAGGTAGTGACAACAATATCATGATCGTAGGGGATGACGACCAGAGTATTTACGGCTGGCGTGGTGCAAAAATAGAAAACATCAAACGTTTTCTGGACGACTTTAACGCCGAAACCATTCGCCTTGAACAAAATTATCGTTCTACCGCAACCATTCTAAAAGCATCCAACGCGCTCATTGAAAACAACGCGGAACGAATGGGTAAAAGTCTCTGGACTGACGGAAACCAAGGCGAGCCAATTTCAATTTATGCCGCTTTTAATGAACTTGATGAAGCACGCTTTGTGGTTGGCAAAATTAAATCTTGGCTACAGGCTGGCAATGCACTTAGCGACAGCGCCGTACTCTACAGAAACAACGCACAGTCCCGGGTGTTAGAAGAAGCCCTACTTCAAGAAGGGTTAAAATACCGTATTTATGGCGGTATGCGCTTCTTCGAACGCCAAGAGATTAAAGATGCCCTGTCTTACCTTCGTATAATCAGCAATCGCAATGACGACGCGGCATTTGAGCGTGTAATAAACACGCCTGCCCGTGGTATTGGTGATAAAACGTTAAGTCATATTCGCGACTGTGCGCGTCACGAATCACTCTCACTTTGGGATGCAGCCAAAGCTGTGCTTGCGCAAAAGCATTTAGCTGGAAGAGCTGCTACGGCGGTGACAAAATTTATTGAATTAGTCGAGCAGCTCGACGATAAAATTGCCGAGCTTGAACTGGTACAACAAGCGCAGACAGCCATTGAGCAGTCAGGTCTCATGGCAATGTATCAAGCCGAAAAAGGCGAAAAAGGCCGCGCTCGAGTGGAAAACTTGGAAGAATTGATCAGTGCTTGTGGTCAGTATGAGCTGCCTATCGATGAAGATTTTACTTCACCATTACAAGGCTTTTTAGCCTATACCTCTTTGGAGGCAGGCGAAGGCCAGGCTGACGAGCACGAAGACGCGGTACAAATGATGACGCTGCACTCGGCCAAAGGTCTCGAGTTTCCATTGGTCTTTATGGTTGGGGTCGAAGAGGGCATGTTCCCATCGCAGCAAAGTAATGAAGAGTCGGGCCGCTTGGAAGAAGAGCGCCGTTTGTGCTACGTCGGTATGACGCGTGCCATGGATAAGCTATACATTAGCCACGCAGAAAGTCGCCGCTTGTATGGTCAAGAAAAACATCACAGCCCTTCAAGGTTCTTACGTGAAATTCCTGAAGACTGCATGGAAGAAATCCGGATTAAAACGCAAATATCTCGTCCGGCTAACTCGGGCCGATTCAGTCCATCAATCAGTCACGCGACCTTTGAAGATAGCGGTTTTAATTTAGGCCAGCGTGTCCTCCATGCCAAATTTGGTGCAGGCACAGTGCTTAACTATGAAGGTGCGGGTGCTCAGTCACGCATCCAAGTTAGCTTTGATGATGTTGGTAGTAAGTGGTTAGTTACCGCCTATGCAAGACTTCAAGCACTCTAA
- a CDS encoding chemotaxis protein CheV, producing the protein MAGVLASVDQRTQLVGENRLELLLFHLHSRHFFALNVFKVKEVVKLPHLNKMPNAHPKVCGVTNIRGESIPVIDLRQAICMPPCDRDKDCNLVITEYNRSVQAFLVGKVDQIVNTTWSDIMPTPKSVGRNHYLTALTKIKRDGVEHIVEIIDVEKVLAEIVEYKVEIPQDILDKDIINEFHGRKILHADDSPTARRQVADTLAQLGIEIIPATDGQEALNVLKHWADEGIDVQKELLAVITDAEMPVMDGYRLTYEIRNDSRLKDLYVILNTSLSGSFNNAMVEKVGCNAFLSKFQPDLLVTEVQNRLKDVLQK; encoded by the coding sequence ATGGCTGGCGTATTGGCCTCAGTAGATCAACGTACACAACTGGTGGGTGAAAACCGCCTTGAGTTGCTATTGTTTCATCTTCATAGCCGCCACTTTTTTGCGCTCAACGTCTTCAAGGTAAAAGAAGTTGTTAAGCTCCCTCATCTCAATAAAATGCCCAATGCACACCCTAAAGTATGTGGCGTAACCAATATTCGTGGCGAGTCTATTCCGGTTATCGATTTACGACAAGCGATATGCATGCCCCCATGCGACCGAGACAAAGACTGCAACCTTGTGATCACAGAATACAACCGCTCAGTGCAGGCCTTCTTAGTTGGTAAAGTTGACCAAATCGTCAATACTACGTGGTCCGATATTATGCCAACCCCTAAGTCTGTTGGCCGCAATCACTACCTCACCGCACTGACTAAAATCAAACGTGACGGCGTTGAACACATCGTTGAAATTATCGATGTAGAAAAAGTACTTGCCGAAATCGTTGAGTACAAAGTTGAGATCCCGCAGGACATTCTAGATAAAGATATCATCAACGAGTTTCATGGCCGCAAAATTCTACATGCCGATGACTCGCCGACCGCTCGTCGTCAAGTTGCCGATACCTTGGCACAATTAGGCATAGAAATCATCCCAGCAACTGACGGCCAAGAGGCGCTCAATGTGTTAAAGCACTGGGCCGACGAAGGTATCGACGTACAAAAAGAATTACTTGCGGTGATCACCGATGCAGAAATGCCAGTTATGGATGGTTATCGACTCACCTATGAAATTCGCAATGACAGTCGCCTGAAAGACCTTTATGTCATTCTCAATACCTCACTCAGTGGCAGCTTTAACAATGCCATGGTCGAAAAAGTGGGTTGTAATGCGTTTCTATCAAAATTCCAACCCGATTTATTGGTAACAGAGGTACAAAATCGGTTGAAGGACGTTTTGCAAAAATAA
- a CDS encoding GNAT family N-acetyltransferase — MQDFKHSNLQLLRSQLADARHRQLLLITGSQTWCYTQCQQLLANSNDNLILSSSKTLENAVWPEHLHQILGQEFSNLVYDGFSGIVPNKIAAAAGTVKAGGLLLLLLPELDELDPWLDPAITRWCSEGQTPIRSYFLKRWQQLWQQQPAWHISEHFGVQLPLAYLAASSAVCGIEEQQNVLTQLSTALENQQTPVLLSADRGRGKSALLGLLASKHPTQQFVICSRHLHALHSCFSMLAQALNTEVDVKTKKLANLSYVAPDALLQQASALDSNTVILVDEAAALPVPFLIQVAQLGFRCIFSSTLVGYEGNGRGYTLRFKRYLESHYPSYLDFTLSTPIRYASNDPLEQQIRDLFVLECKATSPILTSSTTMRAISQSELIENSSLLEQVFSLLVLAHYQTSVDDLRQLLDAPDLHLRGAFCNNELIGICLAVIEGGLASDLAEDILAGKRRPAGHLMAQQLTTSFGDSQFVTEKSVRIVRIAVHPDVQQQGIGRRLLAFFETTLPEDICYIGTSFGLTAPLLSFWSQHHYQPMKLGFKQDKASGEYAVLMFKKVRGDIGNTYTRIFKQAFFYQLRSHYQQLDTEVVSALLATLPFEHITNEQLDYLHYLRNSNPVEQQVCPFIWQLITTDPRLLKNLTKVSKALVIRLILQQHSTQVVINLLGLSGKKALTTTLRETVQQVYEYFRC, encoded by the coding sequence ATGCAAGACTTCAAGCACTCTAATCTGCAACTATTACGTTCTCAGCTTGCCGATGCCCGCCATCGGCAACTCTTGCTTATCACTGGCAGCCAAACTTGGTGTTACACGCAGTGCCAGCAGCTATTAGCAAACTCAAACGATAATCTAATCCTAAGTAGCAGTAAGACATTAGAAAATGCCGTTTGGCCCGAGCATTTACACCAAATACTCGGACAAGAATTTAGTAATCTAGTCTACGATGGCTTTAGCGGTATTGTGCCTAACAAAATCGCAGCTGCTGCGGGCACGGTAAAGGCAGGCGGCTTACTCCTACTGTTACTTCCCGAGTTAGATGAACTCGACCCCTGGCTAGACCCTGCAATTACCCGCTGGTGCTCAGAGGGGCAAACGCCCATACGTAGCTACTTTTTAAAAAGGTGGCAACAACTCTGGCAGCAACAACCAGCTTGGCATATCAGTGAGCACTTTGGGGTTCAACTGCCCTTAGCGTATCTTGCTGCAAGTTCGGCGGTTTGTGGTATTGAGGAGCAACAAAACGTACTGACACAACTCTCCACAGCATTGGAAAACCAGCAAACACCTGTATTACTAAGCGCTGACAGAGGCAGGGGAAAGAGTGCGCTATTAGGCCTCTTGGCATCAAAGCATCCTACGCAACAATTTGTTATTTGTAGCCGTCACCTTCATGCTCTGCATAGTTGCTTTAGCATGCTTGCTCAAGCACTCAATACCGAGGTTGATGTAAAAACGAAGAAGCTGGCTAATCTCAGCTATGTGGCACCAGATGCGTTACTACAACAAGCCTCTGCACTTGATAGCAATACGGTTATTTTGGTAGATGAGGCAGCCGCCCTGCCAGTTCCATTTTTAATACAAGTCGCTCAACTTGGCTTTCGCTGCATTTTTTCCAGCACCTTAGTTGGTTATGAGGGTAATGGTAGAGGCTACACCTTACGGTTTAAACGCTACTTAGAATCACATTACCCAAGTTATCTTGATTTCACCTTATCGACTCCTATTCGTTACGCATCGAATGATCCACTGGAGCAGCAGATCAGGGATTTATTTGTACTCGAGTGTAAAGCGACATCACCCATACTCACTTCCTCAACCACAATGCGTGCTATTTCCCAGAGTGAGTTGATAGAAAATAGCTCGTTACTTGAGCAAGTTTTTTCACTGCTCGTATTAGCCCATTATCAAACCAGCGTGGATGATTTAAGGCAATTATTAGATGCACCCGATCTGCATTTACGAGGTGCATTTTGCAATAACGAGCTAATAGGAATTTGCCTTGCTGTTATCGAAGGCGGACTCGCTTCAGATCTCGCAGAAGATATTCTAGCGGGAAAGCGAAGACCCGCAGGCCATCTCATGGCGCAGCAGCTAACAACAAGCTTTGGTGATAGCCAGTTTGTCACCGAAAAAAGCGTAAGGATCGTTAGAATAGCCGTGCACCCGGATGTACAACAGCAAGGGATTGGCCGCCGCCTACTGGCGTTCTTTGAAACCACATTACCAGAAGATATCTGTTACATAGGAACCAGTTTTGGCCTTACAGCGCCATTGCTTTCGTTTTGGTCACAACATCACTATCAGCCAATGAAACTGGGTTTTAAGCAAGATAAGGCCAGTGGTGAGTATGCGGTTTTGATGTTCAAAAAAGTCCGAGGCGACATAGGCAACACCTATACTCGAATATTTAAACAAGCTTTTTTCTATCAGTTACGCTCGCACTATCAACAACTAGATACTGAGGTGGTGAGCGCACTATTAGCGACCTTACCCTTTGAACATATAACTAATGAGCAGCTGGATTATTTGCACTATTTACGTAACAGCAATCCGGTTGAGCAACAAGTATGTCCTTTTATATGGCAGCTGATCACAACCGATCCTCGATTACTTAAAAACTTAACTAAAGTTTCCAAAGCATTAGTAATTCGTCTAATATTACAGCAACATTCGACCCAAGTCGTAATTAATCTGCTTGGATTATCTGGTAAAAAGGCCCTCACCACAACGCTAAGAGAGACAGTGCAGCAAGTATATGAGTATTTTCGGTGTTAA